A DNA window from Allokutzneria albata contains the following coding sequences:
- a CDS encoding zinc-binding dehydrogenase, with protein sequence MRAIRQYEFGPAENLLYQEVPDPEPDEGQVRIRVAASGVHLLDTTIRSGTGGGPMPLPELPMTPGREVAGVVDALGPGTDPAWLGRRVVAHLGMASGGYAELAVANAESLYEIPEGVEDGAAVAMIGTGRTTMAVLDAAAVTAADVVLVTAAAGGIGNLLVQHARNVGATVVGLAGGSAKVEVVRGLGAEIAVDYTQEDWAAQVRSELGERTVTLVLDSVGGAIGQASLGLLGAGGRIYFFGWSAGESTKLTQDDLWAKSITAGVAIGPAMIQRAGGLRALERRAMDALAKGELVPLVNPPFPLSDAAAAHTALVGRATTGKVVLTP encoded by the coding sequence ATGCGCGCGATCCGGCAGTACGAGTTCGGCCCGGCGGAGAACCTGCTCTACCAGGAGGTTCCCGATCCGGAGCCGGACGAGGGCCAGGTCCGGATCCGGGTGGCCGCGTCGGGGGTGCACCTGCTCGACACGACCATCCGGTCCGGGACCGGCGGCGGTCCGATGCCACTGCCCGAGCTGCCGATGACCCCCGGCCGCGAGGTCGCCGGGGTGGTCGACGCGCTCGGCCCGGGCACCGACCCGGCCTGGCTCGGCCGCCGCGTCGTCGCGCACCTCGGCATGGCCAGCGGCGGCTACGCGGAACTGGCCGTGGCGAACGCGGAATCGCTCTACGAGATCCCGGAAGGCGTCGAGGACGGCGCGGCGGTGGCCATGATCGGCACCGGCCGCACCACCATGGCCGTCCTCGACGCCGCCGCGGTCACCGCCGCAGATGTCGTGCTCGTGACCGCGGCGGCGGGCGGCATCGGCAACCTCCTCGTCCAGCACGCGCGCAACGTCGGCGCGACCGTCGTCGGCCTCGCGGGCGGTTCGGCGAAGGTCGAGGTGGTGCGCGGGCTCGGTGCGGAGATCGCCGTGGACTACACCCAGGAGGACTGGGCGGCACAGGTGCGTTCCGAACTCGGAGAGCGCACGGTCACCCTGGTGCTCGACAGCGTCGGCGGTGCGATCGGCCAGGCCTCGCTCGGCCTGCTCGGCGCGGGCGGGCGGATCTACTTCTTCGGGTGGTCGGCGGGCGAGTCCACCAAGCTCACCCAGGACGACCTGTGGGCGAAGAGCATCACCGCGGGTGTTGCGATCGGCCCCGCGATGATCCAGCGGGCGGGCGGTCTCCGCGCCCTGGAGCGGCGCGCGATGGACGCGCTGGCCAAGGGCGAGCTCGTGCCGCTGGTGAACCCGCCGTTCCCGCTCAGCGACGCCGCCGCCGCGCACACCGCGTTGGTCGGCCGCGCCACCACCGGCAAGGTCGTCCTCACCCCGTGA
- a CDS encoding Uma2 family endonuclease has translation MTALSHDMLYPPPDGWTLADVQALPEDCRVEVLDGALIVNPLPLPVRQRIIRRLSAALEPQLAEGWQLEIDIDVMLAEDPLDYLSPDVVVFDAAIPLTTRPIPGNAILLAVEVVSRGSRREDRGSKPLAYAEAGIPHFWRIESPASGALAITAHTFELDEGSGEYRETGAHHPRLATTLVTPVDIDLTALS, from the coding sequence ATGACGGCTCTGTCGCATGACATGTTGTACCCGCCACCGGACGGTTGGACCCTCGCCGACGTGCAGGCCTTGCCGGAAGACTGCCGTGTCGAAGTCCTCGACGGAGCCCTCATCGTGAACCCGCTCCCCTTGCCCGTCCGCCAGCGCATCATCCGCCGCCTCTCCGCGGCGCTGGAGCCGCAGCTGGCCGAGGGGTGGCAGCTGGAGATCGACATCGACGTCATGCTGGCCGAGGACCCCTTGGACTACCTCAGCCCGGACGTCGTCGTCTTCGACGCCGCGATCCCGCTGACCACGCGGCCCATCCCGGGAAACGCGATCCTGCTCGCGGTGGAGGTCGTGTCCAGGGGGTCGCGCCGCGAGGACCGCGGTTCCAAGCCGCTCGCGTACGCGGAGGCCGGGATCCCCCACTTCTGGCGCATCGAGAGCCCGGCCAGCGGCGCGCTGGCCATCACCGCGCACACCTTCGAGCTGGACGAGGGCTCCGGCGAGTACCGCGAGACCGGTGCGCACCATCCGCGCCTGGCCACGACGCTGGTCACCCCCGTCGACATCGATCTCACCGCACTGAGCTGA
- a CDS encoding DUF3239 domain-containing protein, whose amino-acid sequence MNQPRHGLPATHPQRYQQWEVDDAHLRATSGHYAQWRAGLSRALWAAFPVLALSAWALTGPWWAIVLGVVGALVAIGGLVLVLAGRRQPWRPYQGGQVVPGVVLEVGKDGRAAVLVMAEMSRTPTTVPRFALRLVQLPGGAMWSPGERIPCVAFDLSGKKSAYWSNFDAAPVSWAIADAQVLREVGSSIDAAEWVLLGDLAHGAGQLKGKDRPMVLPADKLPTELRYPRQRFGIELAWDDRGQPHVSPEAVPVFPLIRGTAWSPKNGQRRLDFQPDRGHARRYNEIYRRGDRPWLLTVGITSAVLAATGASFVLSGQLWGYIAGGALLGLALLGGLFLARARRTNGSPHQYFRRGVLCPGMISHVDSKGAATVLVLADVTTTGDVPRRFALHTLRAENLPGHRIAVGERVPVTCRFSSSPDHPWARMGYWDFVVAVPVAWGTPDPATITRAVEEIDEIEWAYLQHNLERAQIVSGTTDHTILLTHEELPHRLRGLTVPRE is encoded by the coding sequence TTGAACCAGCCGCGACACGGGCTTCCGGCCACCCACCCACAGCGGTACCAGCAGTGGGAGGTCGACGACGCGCACCTGCGGGCCACGAGTGGCCACTACGCGCAGTGGCGTGCCGGCCTGAGCAGGGCGTTGTGGGCGGCGTTCCCGGTGCTGGCGCTGAGCGCGTGGGCGCTGACCGGACCGTGGTGGGCGATCGTTCTCGGCGTGGTCGGGGCCCTGGTCGCGATCGGCGGACTGGTGCTGGTGCTCGCCGGGCGCAGGCAGCCGTGGCGGCCCTACCAGGGCGGGCAGGTGGTCCCCGGGGTCGTGCTGGAGGTCGGCAAGGACGGCCGGGCCGCGGTGCTGGTGATGGCCGAGATGTCGCGCACCCCCACGACCGTGCCACGCTTCGCGTTGCGCCTGGTGCAGCTTCCCGGCGGCGCGATGTGGTCGCCCGGCGAGCGCATCCCGTGCGTCGCGTTCGACCTCAGCGGCAAGAAGTCGGCCTACTGGTCGAACTTCGACGCCGCCCCGGTCTCCTGGGCCATCGCGGACGCGCAGGTGCTGCGCGAGGTCGGCTCGTCGATCGACGCGGCGGAGTGGGTGCTGCTCGGCGACCTCGCCCACGGCGCGGGCCAGCTCAAGGGCAAGGACCGGCCGATGGTGCTGCCCGCGGACAAGCTGCCGACGGAGCTGCGCTACCCGCGGCAGCGCTTCGGCATCGAGCTGGCGTGGGACGACCGCGGCCAGCCGCACGTCTCCCCGGAGGCGGTGCCGGTGTTCCCGCTGATCAGGGGAACGGCGTGGTCGCCGAAGAACGGTCAGCGCCGCCTGGACTTCCAGCCCGACCGCGGCCACGCGCGCCGGTACAACGAGATCTACCGGCGCGGGGACCGGCCCTGGCTGCTCACCGTCGGGATCACCAGCGCCGTGCTCGCGGCCACCGGTGCCTCGTTCGTCCTCAGTGGACAGCTGTGGGGCTACATCGCGGGCGGCGCGCTGCTCGGCCTGGCCCTGCTCGGCGGACTCTTCCTGGCGCGGGCGCGGCGCACCAACGGCAGCCCGCACCAGTACTTCCGCCGGGGCGTGCTGTGCCCCGGGATGATCTCCCACGTGGACAGCAAGGGCGCGGCGACCGTGCTGGTGCTGGCCGATGTGACCACCACGGGCGACGTCCCCCGGCGGTTCGCGCTGCACACGCTGCGCGCGGAGAACCTGCCGGGGCACCGGATCGCGGTCGGCGAACGGGTCCCGGTGACCTGCCGGTTCTCCAGCAGCCCGGACCACCCGTGGGCGCGCATGGGCTACTGGGACTTCGTGGTCGCGGTGCCCGTGGCCTGGGGCACCCCGGATCCGGCGACGATCACCCGCGCCGTCGAGGAGATCGACGAGATCGAGTGGGCCTACCTGCAGCACAACCTGGAACGGGCGCAGATCGTCTCCGGGACCACCGACCACACCATCCTGCTCACCCACGAGGAACTGCCACACCGCCTGCGGGGCCTCACCGTGCCGCGGGAGTGA
- a CDS encoding sensor histidine kinase: protein MTSNATGIDRYQPVPVTWAQARRDFGYLIPGLFIGLATFIPLMVTFWLGVGLTVIWVGIAILAGCLAAARGFASGERARVRWLYRRELPPTYYRRNEGRGFGRLWRSLHDPQSWRELLFGIIQLPVRIVGWVFTVTWSAVALGGISYPLWEWALPEGNVHLFALLGYDSEFIHLTGYVAIGLFFALTLPYVLRGLAAFDSGMVRLMLTNEAAALRARAEQLTTSRTAAVQAEAQTLRRVERDIHDGPQQRLVRLNMDLEAVRRRLDDDPEAARPLVEEALVQSQEALSELRAVSRGIAPPILTDRGLRAALTATAARCPVEVSLDIDLETGARLPEAVENAAYFVVSEALTNVAKHSGASLCTVTVKRDAQVLLLQVRDNGKGGAHLGKGHGLAGLADRLAAVDGRLDIASPSGGPTVLTADIPLT from the coding sequence ATGACCTCGAACGCGACCGGCATCGACCGGTACCAGCCGGTCCCGGTGACCTGGGCCCAGGCCCGCAGGGATTTCGGCTACCTGATTCCCGGCCTGTTCATCGGGCTGGCCACGTTCATCCCGCTGATGGTCACCTTCTGGCTGGGCGTCGGCCTGACGGTGATCTGGGTCGGCATCGCGATCCTCGCCGGCTGCCTGGCCGCCGCGCGCGGCTTCGCCTCCGGTGAGCGCGCGCGGGTCCGCTGGCTCTACCGCCGCGAGCTGCCGCCGACGTACTACCGCCGCAACGAGGGGCGCGGCTTCGGCAGGCTCTGGCGGTCGCTGCACGATCCGCAGTCCTGGCGGGAGCTGCTGTTCGGCATCATCCAGCTGCCCGTCCGCATCGTCGGGTGGGTGTTCACGGTGACGTGGTCGGCCGTCGCGCTCGGCGGGATCAGCTACCCCCTGTGGGAGTGGGCGCTGCCCGAGGGCAACGTGCACCTGTTCGCGCTGCTCGGCTACGACTCGGAGTTCATCCACCTCACCGGGTACGTGGCGATCGGGCTGTTCTTCGCGCTGACGCTGCCGTACGTGCTGCGCGGGCTGGCCGCGTTCGACTCCGGCATGGTCCGCCTGATGCTGACCAACGAGGCCGCCGCGCTGCGCGCCCGCGCCGAGCAGCTGACCACCAGCCGCACGGCCGCCGTGCAGGCCGAGGCGCAGACGCTGCGGCGGGTCGAGCGGGACATCCACGACGGGCCGCAGCAGCGCCTGGTGCGGCTGAACATGGACCTCGAAGCGGTGCGCCGCAGGCTCGACGACGACCCCGAGGCAGCGCGGCCGCTGGTCGAGGAAGCCCTTGTGCAGAGCCAGGAAGCGCTCTCGGAGCTGCGCGCGGTCTCCCGCGGCATCGCCCCGCCGATCCTCACCGACCGCGGCCTGCGCGCGGCGCTCACGGCGACCGCGGCGCGCTGTCCCGTCGAGGTCTCGCTGGACATCGACCTGGAGACCGGCGCGCGGCTTCCCGAGGCGGTGGAGAACGCGGCCTACTTCGTGGTCAGCGAGGCTTTGACCAACGTCGCCAAGCACTCCGGCGCTTCCCTGTGCACGGTCACGGTGAAGCGCGACGCGCAGGTGCTGCTGCTCCAGGTCCGCGACAACGGCAAGGGCGGAGCGCACCTCGGCAAGGGCCACGGCCTCGCCGGGCTGGCGGACCGCCTCGCCGCGGTGGACGGCCGCCTCGACATCGCCAGCCCCTCGGGCGGGCCGACCGTCCTCACCGCGGACATTCCCCTGACCTGA
- a CDS encoding TetR/AcrR family transcriptional regulator, which yields MGHREELLAGAKQCLYERGYARTTARDIVAVSGANLASIGYHFGSKEALLTAALIEATEEWAEAVNKMWDPDPDAPFMERFESLWKAVVASLGEHRNLWVSTFEALNQAERLPELKRRLSNDVELARGSFAQLFGPGPEPGDERADRAVGAFYVALMQGLMVQRLLDPERAPTGEDIALAMRTIIERATTHPDVSH from the coding sequence GTGGGACATCGTGAAGAACTGCTCGCCGGGGCGAAGCAGTGTCTGTACGAGCGGGGCTACGCACGCACGACGGCCAGGGACATCGTCGCGGTGTCCGGCGCCAACCTGGCCTCCATCGGATATCACTTCGGTTCCAAAGAAGCGCTGCTGACCGCGGCGCTGATCGAGGCGACCGAGGAGTGGGCCGAGGCCGTCAACAAGATGTGGGACCCCGACCCCGACGCCCCGTTCATGGAGCGGTTCGAGTCGCTGTGGAAGGCCGTCGTCGCCTCGCTCGGCGAGCACCGCAACCTGTGGGTGTCGACCTTCGAGGCGCTCAACCAGGCCGAACGGCTGCCCGAGCTGAAGCGGCGGCTGTCCAACGACGTCGAGCTGGCCCGGGGCTCCTTCGCCCAGCTGTTCGGCCCCGGGCCGGAGCCGGGGGACGAGCGGGCCGACCGCGCGGTGGGCGCGTTCTACGTCGCGCTGATGCAGGGCTTGATGGTGCAGCGCCTGCTCGACCCGGAACGCGCCCCGACCGGCGAGGACATCGCGTTGGCGATGCGCACCATCATCGAACGCGCCACCACCCACCCCGACGTTTCGCACTGA
- a CDS encoding helix-turn-helix domain-containing protein, with amino-acid sequence MNGRTGRPENPVDPADGPLARFAHELREVRERAGRPSYQELAKRSRAVGRPYSVSTLRNAASGTTWPTEDVTEAFVRACAHYADSPAEATVERLLDLRQQLSAPAPEPTPARARPRWLFPVAAAICCSVLAIGIMLVPGDSGGSASAAPQTITAGPADVALSGTCRDPVYAGRVTAEVRPCIAVVDDQLRTSVLVRATAPTPEVTVHVWLHDAVGRAALKGTLRSCRVIFEEAGHSALCGPFAVDAPENRVYSTAVSVEYGTPDAPAVWGDAKATGTQSPVLPWRVGKR; translated from the coding sequence ATGAACGGTCGGACTGGCCGCCCGGAGAACCCCGTGGACCCGGCGGACGGGCCCCTGGCGCGGTTCGCCCACGAGCTGCGGGAGGTGCGCGAGCGCGCAGGCCGGCCGAGCTACCAGGAGCTGGCGAAGCGGTCCCGCGCCGTCGGCCGCCCGTACTCGGTGTCCACCCTGCGCAACGCGGCGTCCGGCACGACCTGGCCCACCGAGGACGTGACCGAGGCGTTCGTCCGGGCCTGCGCCCACTACGCGGATTCGCCCGCCGAGGCGACCGTCGAGCGCCTCCTCGACCTCCGGCAGCAGCTGTCCGCTCCAGCTCCCGAGCCCACCCCTGCCCGAGCTCGGCCGCGCTGGTTGTTCCCTGTCGCCGCCGCGATCTGCTGTTCGGTGCTGGCGATCGGCATCATGCTGGTCCCCGGTGACAGCGGCGGGTCAGCCTCGGCGGCACCGCAGACGATCACCGCCGGCCCCGCCGACGTCGCACTGTCGGGCACGTGCCGCGACCCCGTCTACGCCGGGCGCGTCACCGCCGAGGTGCGGCCCTGCATCGCCGTCGTCGACGACCAGCTGCGGACGAGCGTCCTGGTCCGGGCAACGGCTCCGACACCTGAGGTCACGGTGCACGTCTGGTTGCACGACGCCGTGGGCCGGGCCGCGCTGAAGGGCACGCTGCGCTCGTGCCGCGTGATCTTCGAGGAGGCCGGGCACAGCGCGCTGTGCGGCCCGTTCGCGGTGGACGCTCCGGAGAACCGGGTCTACTCCACGGCGGTCAGCGTCGAGTACGGGACGCCGGACGCCCCGGCGGTGTGGGGCGACGCGAAGGCGACCGGCACGCAGAGCCCCGTGCTGCCCTGGCGCGTCGGCAAGCGCTGA
- the icmF gene encoding fused isobutyryl-CoA mutase/GTPase IcmF, protein MSDLHVPVNPVRFVTAASLFDGHDASINIMRRILQAQGAEVIHLGHNRSVDEIVTAAIQEDVQGIAISSYQGGHVEFFGYLVDLLRERGAGHVRVYGGGGGVIVAEEIAQLHERGVARIFSPEDGQTMGLAKMVNSMVAACDVELEPRPLTGVFHGEQAALARAITRIERGGLSEDERAELQKAAATDVPVLGITGTGGSGKSSLTDELVRRFRIDQQDKLRIAVIAVDPSRRKGGGALLGDRIRMNCLDGDRIFFRSLATRGAGTELPTGLADVIAACKAAGHDLVIVETPGIGQGDAAIVPFVDASLYVMTPEFGAASQLEKIDMLDFADAVAINKYERRGAEDARRDVARQLVRNREAFGTPPDEMPVFGTSAATFNDDGVTALYQFLRDTLSAHGLKAAEGVLPQVTGKASTRIAQIIPSSRVRYLAEIAESVRGYHVETAEQVEIARRRQQLAASKALVEKRSGETDVLEQLHAEADRELAADSHALLEDWPRTVEAYSADELVVKVRDKELRTQLWRESLSGSRIPRVALPRYGDHGELLRFLREENLPGRFPFTAGVFPFKRDGEDPARMFAGEGDPFRTNRRFHFLSSDSKATRLSTAFDSVTLYGRDPDERPDIYGKVGTSGVSIATLDDMKVLYDGFDLCSPSTSVSMTINGPAPTILAFFLNTALDQQVEKFTEDNGRAPTGAETEEIARKVFSTVRGTVQADILKEDQGQNTCIFSTEFSLRMMGDIQEWFIANGVRNFYSVSISGYHIAEAGANPISQLAFTLANGFTYVESYLARGMDIDDFAPNLSFFFSNGMDPEYSVLGRVARRIWAVAMKHRYGGNERSQKLKYHVQTSGRSLHAQEMDFNDIRTTLQALIAIYDNCNSLHTNAFDEAVTTPTEDSVRRALAIQMIINSEWGLARNENPLQGAFIIDELTDLVEEAVLVEFDRISERGGVLGAMETGYQRGRIQDESMLYEHRKHDGSLPIIGVNTFRNPRGSEAAGPIELARGTEAEKQSQLTRLREFHRNNADTAEAALKRLREVAMGDGNVFAELMRAARVCSLGQITEAFFEVGGQYRRNV, encoded by the coding sequence GTGTCCGATCTGCACGTACCCGTGAACCCGGTGCGCTTCGTGACCGCGGCGAGCCTGTTCGACGGGCACGACGCGTCGATCAACATCATGCGGCGCATCCTGCAGGCCCAGGGCGCGGAGGTGATCCACCTCGGGCACAACCGCTCGGTCGACGAGATCGTCACCGCGGCGATCCAGGAGGACGTCCAGGGCATCGCGATCAGCTCCTACCAGGGCGGGCACGTCGAGTTCTTCGGCTACCTGGTTGACCTGCTGCGCGAGCGCGGGGCCGGGCACGTCCGGGTCTACGGCGGCGGGGGCGGGGTGATCGTGGCCGAGGAGATCGCGCAGCTGCACGAGCGCGGCGTCGCGCGGATCTTCTCCCCCGAGGACGGTCAGACCATGGGCCTGGCCAAGATGGTCAACTCCATGGTCGCCGCCTGCGACGTCGAGCTGGAGCCGCGGCCGCTGACCGGGGTCTTCCACGGCGAGCAGGCCGCGCTGGCCAGGGCGATCACCCGGATCGAGCGGGGCGGGCTGAGCGAGGACGAGCGCGCCGAGCTGCAGAAGGCCGCCGCCACGGACGTCCCGGTGCTCGGCATCACCGGCACCGGCGGCTCCGGCAAGTCCTCGCTGACCGACGAGCTGGTCCGCCGGTTCCGCATCGACCAGCAGGACAAGCTGCGGATCGCGGTGATCGCGGTCGACCCGAGCCGCCGCAAGGGCGGTGGCGCGCTGCTGGGCGACCGCATCCGGATGAACTGCCTCGACGGCGACCGGATCTTCTTCCGCTCCCTGGCCACCAGGGGCGCCGGGACCGAGCTGCCGACCGGCCTCGCCGACGTGATCGCCGCGTGCAAGGCCGCCGGGCACGACCTGGTGATCGTGGAGACCCCGGGCATCGGCCAGGGCGACGCCGCGATCGTGCCGTTCGTCGACGCCTCGCTGTACGTGATGACGCCGGAGTTCGGCGCCGCGTCGCAGCTGGAGAAGATCGACATGCTGGACTTCGCCGACGCCGTGGCGATCAACAAGTACGAGCGCAGGGGCGCCGAGGACGCGCGCCGCGACGTGGCGCGCCAGCTGGTGCGCAACCGCGAGGCGTTCGGCACTCCCCCGGACGAGATGCCGGTCTTCGGCACGAGCGCGGCGACCTTCAACGACGACGGCGTGACCGCGCTCTACCAGTTCCTGCGCGACACGCTGTCCGCGCACGGGCTCAAGGCGGCCGAGGGCGTGCTGCCGCAGGTCACCGGCAAGGCGTCCACCCGGATCGCGCAGATCATCCCGTCCTCGCGGGTGCGCTACCTCGCCGAGATCGCCGAGTCGGTGCGCGGCTACCACGTCGAGACCGCCGAGCAGGTGGAGATCGCCCGCCGCCGCCAGCAGCTCGCCGCCAGCAAAGCCCTGGTGGAAAAGCGAAGTGGCGAGACCGACGTGCTGGAGCAGCTGCACGCCGAAGCCGACCGGGAGCTGGCTGCGGACAGCCACGCGCTGCTGGAGGACTGGCCGAGGACGGTCGAGGCGTACTCGGCCGACGAGCTGGTGGTGAAGGTCAGGGACAAGGAGCTGCGGACCCAGCTGTGGCGGGAAAGTCTTTCCGGATCGAGGATCCCGCGCGTGGCGCTGCCCCGCTACGGCGACCACGGCGAACTGCTGCGGTTCCTCCGCGAGGAGAACCTGCCGGGCCGGTTCCCGTTCACCGCAGGGGTCTTCCCGTTCAAGCGGGACGGTGAGGACCCGGCGCGGATGTTCGCGGGCGAGGGCGATCCCTTCCGCACCAACCGCCGCTTCCACTTCCTGTCGTCGGACTCCAAGGCCACCAGGCTCTCCACCGCATTCGACTCGGTCACCCTCTACGGCCGCGACCCCGACGAGCGCCCCGACATCTACGGCAAGGTCGGCACCTCCGGCGTCTCCATCGCCACGCTCGACGACATGAAGGTGCTCTACGACGGCTTCGACCTGTGCTCGCCGAGCACGTCGGTGTCGATGACGATCAACGGCCCCGCGCCGACGATCCTGGCCTTCTTCCTCAACACCGCGCTCGACCAGCAGGTCGAGAAGTTCACCGAGGACAACGGGCGCGCGCCCACCGGGGCCGAGACGGAGGAGATCGCCAGGAAGGTGTTCAGCACGGTGCGCGGCACGGTGCAGGCCGACATCCTCAAGGAGGACCAGGGCCAGAACACCTGCATCTTCTCCACCGAGTTCTCGCTGCGGATGATGGGCGACATCCAGGAGTGGTTCATCGCCAACGGGGTCCGCAACTTCTACTCGGTGTCGATCTCCGGCTACCACATCGCCGAGGCCGGGGCGAACCCGATCAGCCAGCTGGCCTTCACCCTGGCCAACGGCTTCACCTACGTGGAGTCCTACCTGGCGCGCGGGATGGACATCGACGACTTCGCGCCGAACCTGTCGTTCTTCTTCTCCAACGGCATGGACCCGGAGTACTCGGTGCTCGGCCGGGTGGCGCGGCGGATCTGGGCGGTGGCGATGAAGCACCGCTACGGCGGGAACGAGCGCTCGCAGAAGCTGAAGTACCACGTGCAGACCTCGGGCCGGTCGCTGCACGCGCAGGAGATGGACTTCAACGACATCCGCACCACGCTGCAGGCGCTGATCGCGATCTACGACAACTGCAACAGCCTGCACACCAACGCCTTCGACGAGGCGGTGACCACGCCGACCGAGGACTCCGTGCGCCGCGCGCTGGCCATCCAGATGATCATCAACAGCGAGTGGGGCCTCGCCCGCAACGAGAACCCGTTGCAGGGCGCCTTCATCATCGACGAGCTCACCGACCTGGTCGAGGAGGCCGTGCTGGTGGAGTTCGACCGGATCAGCGAGCGCGGCGGCGTGCTGGGCGCGATGGAGACCGGCTACCAGCGCGGGCGCATCCAGGACGAGTCCATGCTCTACGAGCACCGCAAGCACGACGGCTCGCTGCCGATCATCGGCGTGAACACCTTCCGCAACCCGCGCGGGTCCGAGGCGGCCGGGCCGATCGAGCTGGCGCGGGGCACCGAGGCGGAGAAGCAGTCCCAGCTCACCCGGTTGCGGGAGTTCCACCGGAACAACGCCGACACCGCCGAGGCCGCGCTGAAGCGGCTGCGCGAGGTGGCGATGGGTGACGGCAACGTGTTCGCCGAGCTGATGCGGGCCGCGCGGGTGTGCTCGCTCGGCCAGATCACCGAGGCGTTCTTCGAAGTCGGCGGCCAGTATCGTCGGAACGTCTGA
- a CDS encoding response regulator transcription factor, with product MRVVLAEDSVLLREGLVRLLGEAGATVVAAVGDGDSLVHAVAEHRPDIAVVDVRMPPSFTDEGLRAAMRARSVVPGLGVLVLSQYVEESYASDLLAEAGSPGSGGVGYLLKDRISKLDELSDALHRVADGGTVLDPEVVAGLFALRRRNDPLTELTPREREVLALMAEGRTNTAIARTLSVSGGAVEKHISSIFTKLTLPPSNDDHRRVLAVLAWLKA from the coding sequence GTGCGCGTTGTGTTGGCCGAGGACTCCGTCCTGCTGCGCGAGGGCCTGGTCCGGTTGCTCGGCGAGGCCGGGGCGACCGTCGTGGCCGCGGTGGGCGACGGCGACTCGCTGGTCCACGCCGTGGCCGAGCACCGGCCGGACATCGCGGTCGTGGACGTCCGGATGCCACCGTCGTTCACCGATGAGGGCCTGCGCGCCGCGATGCGCGCCCGGTCGGTCGTCCCCGGTCTCGGCGTCCTGGTGCTCTCGCAGTACGTGGAGGAGTCCTACGCCTCCGATCTGCTCGCCGAGGCGGGCAGTCCCGGTTCCGGTGGAGTCGGCTACCTGTTGAAGGACCGGATCTCCAAGCTCGACGAGCTGTCCGACGCCCTGCACCGGGTGGCCGACGGCGGCACCGTGCTCGACCCCGAGGTGGTCGCCGGGTTGTTCGCGCTGCGCCGCCGCAACGACCCGCTGACCGAGCTGACGCCGAGGGAGCGCGAGGTGCTGGCGCTGATGGCGGAGGGCCGCACCAACACGGCCATCGCCCGCACGCTCTCGGTCAGCGGCGGCGCGGTGGAGAAGCACATCTCGTCGATCTTCACCAAGCTCACGCTGCCCCCGTCCAACGACGACCACCGCCGCGTCCTGGCCGTCCTGGCCTGGCTGAAGGCCTAG